From Methylomonas sp. EFPC3, a single genomic window includes:
- a CDS encoding glutamate-5-semialdehyde dehydrogenase, which yields MNITDYMQQLGRQARLAGREISKADSGRKNNALLNIAAMLEADSATLASENRKDLDAGRANGMDAATLDRLELTPARIDAMVEGLKQVAALPDPVGEISNLGYRPSGIQVGQMRVPLGVIGIIYESRPNVTVDAAALCLKSGNACILRGGSESIHSNRAIAACIAKGLAVSGLPEQAVQVVETTDRAAVGELIRLQQYVDVIVPRGGKSLIERISAEATIPVIKHLDGICHVYIDGKADIDKAVAIAMNAKTHRYGVCNAMETLLVAESIAPAVLPVLAEKYAEQGVELRGCLKTCSLVKQAVRASEADWHTEYLAPILSIKIVADIDEAIDHINTYSSAHTEAIVTEDYTLARRFLREVDSSSVMVNASTRFADGFEYGLGAEIGISTDKLHARGPVGLHGLTSLKYIVLGDGHIRQ from the coding sequence ATGAACATCACTGACTATATGCAGCAGTTAGGGCGACAGGCCAGGCTTGCCGGCCGCGAGATCAGTAAGGCCGATAGCGGTCGTAAAAACAATGCACTGTTGAATATCGCCGCCATGCTCGAGGCCGATAGCGCCACATTAGCCAGCGAAAACCGTAAGGATCTCGATGCCGGCCGGGCTAACGGCATGGATGCGGCCACGTTGGATAGGCTGGAACTGACGCCGGCCCGCATCGACGCGATGGTCGAGGGTTTGAAACAAGTCGCGGCCTTACCCGACCCGGTGGGTGAAATCAGCAATCTCGGGTATCGGCCCAGCGGTATTCAGGTCGGCCAGATGCGGGTGCCTTTGGGCGTGATCGGCATCATCTACGAGTCGCGGCCCAACGTTACGGTCGATGCGGCGGCCTTGTGCCTGAAATCCGGTAATGCCTGTATTTTGCGCGGCGGCTCGGAGTCGATTCACTCCAATCGGGCGATCGCCGCCTGTATTGCCAAGGGCTTGGCGGTGTCCGGCTTGCCGGAACAGGCGGTACAGGTAGTCGAAACCACCGATCGGGCCGCGGTTGGCGAATTGATCCGGCTGCAGCAATATGTTGACGTGATTGTACCGCGCGGCGGCAAGAGCTTGATCGAGCGGATCAGCGCCGAAGCGACGATCCCGGTGATCAAGCATTTGGATGGGATTTGCCACGTCTATATCGACGGTAAAGCCGACATCGACAAGGCCGTAGCGATTGCGATGAACGCCAAAACCCACCGCTACGGTGTCTGCAATGCGATGGAAACCCTGCTCGTCGCCGAGAGCATCGCTCCGGCGGTACTGCCGGTTTTGGCCGAAAAATACGCGGAGCAGGGCGTCGAATTGCGCGGTTGCCTGAAAACCTGTTCCTTAGTGAAACAGGCCGTCCGCGCCAGCGAAGCAGACTGGCATACCGAATATCTGGCGCCGATTTTGTCGATCAAGATCGTGGCCGATATCGACGAAGCGATAGACCACATCAATACCTATAGCTCGGCCCACACCGAAGCCATCGTCACCGAGGACTACACCTTGGCGCGGCGCTTTTTGCGCGAGGTGGATTCCAGCTCGGTGATGGTCAACGCCTCCACCCGCTTTGCCGACGGTTTCGAATACGGTTTGGGCGCCGAAATCGGCATCAGCACCGACAAACTGCACGCCCGCGGACCGGTAGGATTGCACGGCCTGACGTCATTGAAATACATCGTGCTTGGCGACGGCCATATTCGCCAGTAA
- a CDS encoding cytochrome C oxidase subunit II, which produces MHIDRLEKRWAGIALGIAGLFVAVILGSALVHGIHAPSNVETIDSAKLHLSAEFAEDKLGASTNPDGSVTVRMVAGRYGFYPKTLTLPAETKITFRWVSLDVIHGVHIPMTNMSTMIVPGYVAQVQTELHHAGDYPLLCNEYCGMGHAHMWSNIKVVSKAQWEALNKQGGANHG; this is translated from the coding sequence ATGCATATCGACCGACTGGAAAAAAGATGGGCCGGCATTGCCTTGGGCATCGCCGGCCTTTTTGTTGCGGTGATTCTGGGTTCCGCCCTGGTCCACGGTATCCACGCCCCGAGTAATGTGGAGACCATCGATTCGGCAAAACTGCATTTGTCCGCAGAATTTGCCGAAGACAAATTAGGCGCCAGTACCAACCCGGACGGCAGCGTCACGGTGCGGATGGTGGCCGGACGGTACGGTTTTTATCCGAAAACCCTGACCCTGCCGGCGGAAACCAAAATCACCTTTCGCTGGGTCAGTCTGGACGTGATCCACGGCGTGCACATCCCAATGACCAATATGAGCACGATGATCGTGCCGGGTTATGTCGCTCAAGTCCAAACCGAACTGCATCATGCCGGCGACTATCCGCTGCTGTGCAACGAATACTGCGGCATGGGCCACGCCCATATGTGGAGCAACATCAAGGTGGTCAGCAAGGCGCAATGGGAAGCGCTCAACAAACAAGGGGGAGCAAACCATGGATAA
- a CDS encoding b(o/a)3-type cytochrome-c oxidase subunit 1, producing the protein MDNSVEKKLALTHFWVAFAAFGLAAVMGLYQVIERSGFFSFLESREVYYASVSTHGVLMGFVLTTFFIMGFGYYVATSTLKLPVWNKTFAWTGFGLALAGVVMAALPLLFGQASVLFTFYPPLKAHPLFYIGATLLVVGSWFWCVSMIVMYMQWKKANPGVPVPLAMFATTGNAILWLWTSAGVAAEVLFQLIPWALGWIDTIDAGLARTLFAWTLHPIVYFWLIPTYTAFYCLVPKQAGGFLFSDEMARAAFILLVVFSLPIGFHHLYMDPEQGHGWKLLHAVGTFVVTLPTFITGFTVIASLEIAGRLRGGKGLFGWIAALPWNNPMVLALILGLLMLIFGGFGGLINASYAMNAMVHNTAWISGHFHLIFGGTTIIMYFGIAYYFWPVLSGKPLYCPSLAIAQLWSWFIGMIIMTTPWHILGLLGQPRRIDSVHYNNLLTLSWEPYEVTMIFGGLILLGSAGLLIYILYKTQTSQESYQGEVEYAEPIHAVKELPGYLNSFGLWNAIIAVFMLIAFGYPILQFFLMETFGSGRWGV; encoded by the coding sequence ATGGATAACAGCGTAGAAAAAAAATTGGCGCTGACCCATTTCTGGGTCGCCTTCGCCGCCTTCGGCTTGGCCGCGGTGATGGGCCTGTATCAAGTCATCGAACGCAGCGGCTTCTTTAGCTTTCTGGAATCGCGCGAGGTTTATTACGCCTCGGTCAGTACCCACGGCGTGCTGATGGGCTTTGTGTTGACCACCTTTTTCATCATGGGCTTCGGCTATTACGTCGCCACCAGCACGCTGAAATTGCCGGTGTGGAATAAAACCTTCGCCTGGACCGGCTTCGGCCTGGCCTTGGCCGGCGTGGTCATGGCCGCGTTACCGCTGCTGTTCGGCCAGGCCTCGGTGCTGTTTACCTTTTATCCGCCGTTGAAGGCGCACCCGTTGTTCTATATCGGCGCCACTTTGTTGGTGGTTGGCTCCTGGTTCTGGTGCGTGTCGATGATCGTCATGTATATGCAATGGAAAAAGGCCAACCCCGGCGTACCGGTGCCGCTGGCGATGTTCGCCACCACCGGCAACGCCATCCTGTGGTTGTGGACCAGCGCCGGCGTCGCCGCCGAAGTGTTGTTCCAGTTAATCCCGTGGGCATTGGGCTGGATCGACACCATCGACGCCGGCTTGGCCCGCACCCTGTTCGCCTGGACCCTGCATCCTATCGTCTACTTCTGGCTGATTCCGACCTACACCGCGTTTTACTGTCTGGTACCGAAACAGGCCGGCGGTTTCTTGTTCAGCGACGAAATGGCCCGGGCCGCCTTCATCCTGTTGGTGGTATTCAGCTTGCCGATCGGCTTCCATCATCTGTATATGGACCCGGAACAAGGCCACGGCTGGAAACTGCTGCACGCCGTCGGCACCTTCGTCGTGACCTTACCGACCTTCATTACCGGCTTTACCGTGATTGCCTCGCTGGAAATCGCCGGCCGTTTGCGTGGCGGCAAAGGCCTGTTCGGCTGGATCGCGGCGCTGCCCTGGAACAACCCGATGGTACTGGCCTTGATTCTGGGTTTGTTAATGCTGATCTTCGGCGGCTTCGGCGGCCTGATCAACGCCAGTTACGCCATGAACGCGATGGTGCATAACACCGCCTGGATTTCCGGCCATTTCCATCTGATCTTCGGCGGCACCACCATCATCATGTACTTCGGTATCGCCTATTACTTCTGGCCGGTGTTGAGCGGCAAACCGCTGTACTGCCCGTCGCTGGCGATCGCCCAGTTGTGGAGCTGGTTTATCGGCATGATCATCATGACCACGCCCTGGCACATTCTAGGCCTGCTCGGCCAACCGCGCCGGATCGACAGCGTGCACTACAACAACTTGTTGACCCTGTCCTGGGAACCGTACGAGGTGACGATGATATTCGGCGGCCTGATTCTACTGGGCTCGGCCGGTTTGCTGATCTATATCCTGTATAAAACCCAAACCAGCCAGGAAAGCTATCAGGGCGAGGTCGAATACGCCGAACCGATCCATGCCGTCAAGGAATTACCCGGCTACCTGAACAGCTTCGGCTTGTGGAACGCCATCATCGCCGTATTCATGCTGATTGCCTTCGGTTATCCGATTCTGCAATTTTTCTTGATGGAAACCTTTGGTTCAGGCAGATGGGGGGTCTGA
- a CDS encoding c-type cytochrome, producing the protein MKKLILTTALLLPSALAAQPSSQVAWTAEELNFAKAGNPQKGQELAKTCAACHGENGISTMPGTPSLAGQLPTYLYKQLRDYADGSRDNPMMSGLAKSLSKQDAADLAAWFSTRPPAFKSRSPMVYELAEKLVSAGSSDRILPPCEVCHGGNGQGQEMDIPALAGQNAEYLVATLKAFKTGSRHNDIYSRMRLLAESLSEDEINELGFFYQNVKK; encoded by the coding sequence ATGAAAAAACTGATACTCACTACAGCCTTGCTGTTGCCGAGCGCATTGGCGGCGCAACCTTCGTCGCAAGTGGCCTGGACCGCCGAGGAGCTGAACTTTGCCAAAGCCGGCAACCCGCAGAAAGGCCAGGAACTGGCCAAAACCTGTGCGGCTTGCCATGGCGAAAACGGCATCAGCACGATGCCCGGCACGCCGTCGCTGGCCGGCCAGCTGCCGACCTACCTGTACAAGCAGTTGCGCGATTACGCCGACGGCAGCCGCGACAATCCGATGATGTCCGGCTTGGCCAAATCGCTAAGCAAGCAGGATGCAGCCGACTTGGCGGCGTGGTTTTCTACCCGGCCGCCGGCATTCAAATCGCGCAGCCCGATGGTCTATGAACTGGCGGAAAAGCTGGTTTCGGCAGGCAGCAGCGACCGGATTTTGCCGCCATGCGAAGTTTGCCACGGCGGTAACGGTCAAGGCCAGGAAATGGATATCCCGGCTCTGGCCGGCCAAAATGCCGAATATCTGGTCGCGACCTTAAAGGCTTTTAAAACCGGTAGCCGCCATAACGACATCTACAGCAGGATGCGTTTGCTAGCCGAATCGCTCAGCGAAGACGAGATCAATGAACTAGGCTTTTTCTACCAAAACGTCAAAAAGTAA
- a CDS encoding elongation factor-1 alpha, with protein sequence MSTEPNIPVKYAYKGANLVSFGTCIKLLFTGYLVTIGAGYLMALTQILFTHGMADGKFGLSLDDIVYSYYGDRSGSVMESKLNGSMKMNAPDQDRFKIIQWVRDGAAEASYNADIKPIVEKNCVMCHNANAGSLPDFSKFENLKKVSESNEGATFASLTRLSHIHLFGISFIFMFVGLIFSFSTGVPCKYKYPAIVMPYLFLLVDIASWWLTKLNPHFAWLIIVAGAGLGISFAFMWTVSMYQMWILGGVLKQADRRNAVLRD encoded by the coding sequence ATGTCGACCGAACCCAATATTCCCGTTAAATATGCCTACAAAGGCGCGAATCTAGTCAGCTTCGGCACATGTATCAAGTTGCTGTTCACCGGCTATCTGGTCACCATCGGCGCCGGTTACTTGATGGCGCTGACCCAAATCTTGTTCACTCACGGCATGGCCGACGGCAAGTTCGGCTTGTCGCTGGACGACATCGTATACAGTTACTACGGCGATCGCTCGGGTTCGGTAATGGAATCGAAACTGAACGGCTCGATGAAAATGAACGCACCGGACCAGGATCGGTTCAAGATTATCCAGTGGGTGCGCGACGGCGCCGCCGAAGCGTCTTACAACGCCGACATCAAACCCATCGTCGAAAAGAACTGCGTGATGTGCCACAACGCCAATGCGGGCTCGTTACCGGATTTTTCCAAATTCGAAAACCTGAAAAAGGTGTCCGAATCGAACGAAGGCGCCACCTTTGCCTCGCTGACCCGGCTGTCCCACATTCATTTGTTCGGCATCAGTTTTATTTTCATGTTCGTCGGCCTGATCTTTAGCTTCAGCACCGGCGTACCGTGCAAATACAAGTATCCGGCCATCGTCATGCCCTATTTGTTTTTGCTGGTCGACATCGCCTCCTGGTGGCTGACCAAGTTAAACCCGCACTTCGCCTGGCTGATCATCGTCGCCGGCGCCGGGCTTGGCATCTCCTTCGCCTTCATGTGGACCGTGTCGATGTACCAGATGTGGATCCTGGGCGGCGTACTGAAACAAGCCGACCGGCGCAATGCGGTATTGCGGGATTAG
- a CDS encoding inositol monophosphatase family protein, giving the protein MPITLQALEPIIRAAGSVAMNYFNDLPNLAVNKKSARDLVTDADVAVENYLKQALTEHCPEYGFWGEESGQTANQTSRWIVDPIDGTHSFSKGQYFWGISVALEIDGELIMGIVYGPALDDYYCAEKGKGAWKNGKPIRVSDETDLGASMVSTGFACLRQYLTDNNLARFARIAQATTGQRRLGSAALDLCTVADGQVDAFWEQELNLYDVAGGALVVMEAGGTVTDFAGNPGVFPKQILATNGKLLDQILPLM; this is encoded by the coding sequence ATGCCAATCACACTCCAAGCTCTGGAACCCATCATTCGCGCCGCCGGCAGTGTGGCGATGAATTATTTCAACGATCTGCCCAATCTGGCCGTCAACAAAAAAAGCGCGCGCGATTTAGTGACCGACGCCGACGTTGCCGTCGAAAATTATCTGAAACAAGCGCTGACCGAACATTGCCCGGAATACGGTTTCTGGGGTGAGGAGAGCGGTCAGACCGCCAATCAAACCAGTCGCTGGATCGTCGATCCGATTGATGGCACCCATTCCTTTTCCAAGGGCCAATATTTCTGGGGCATCAGCGTTGCTTTGGAAATCGACGGCGAACTGATCATGGGCATAGTCTACGGCCCTGCTTTAGACGACTATTACTGCGCCGAGAAAGGCAAAGGCGCCTGGAAAAACGGCAAACCGATCCGGGTCTCCGACGAAACCGACCTCGGCGCCAGCATGGTCTCGACCGGTTTTGCCTGTCTGCGCCAATATCTTACCGACAACAATCTGGCGCGCTTCGCCCGCATCGCCCAAGCTACCACCGGCCAACGCCGTCTGGGTTCGGCCGCATTGGATTTATGCACCGTCGCCGATGGCCAAGTCGATGCGTTTTGGGAGCAGGAGCTGAATCTATATGACGTCGCCGGCGGCGCCCTGGTCGTGATGGAAGCCGGCGGCACCGTCACCGATTTCGCCGGCAATCCCGGCGTGTTTCCCAAACAAATCCTGGCCACCAACGGCAAATTGCTCGATCAAATCTTGCCGTTGATGTAG
- a CDS encoding ammonium transporter, protein MTTIIRALTLIASTWALPVSAFADELNQANTAWVLTSTALVLFMTIPGLSLFYGGLVRSKNVLSVLMQCFSITCLVSLLWLAGVYSFIFADGGDWQPWLGGAAKIFLPDMGIRSLTGDIPETVFFMFQMTFAIITPALIVGAFAERMKFSAMLWFSGLWLVFVYMPICHWIWGNGWLAALGAKDFAGGIVIHVNAGVASLVAALVLGRRKGFPTVAMPPHNMTMVVTGAGMLWFGWFGFNGGSALKSDGSAGMAIVVTHIAAAAGALTWMTIEWLRYSKPSVLGIVTGMVAGLGTITPASGFVGPIGGLIIGVVAGGVCFYATQFVKRRLKIDDSLDVFPVHGVGGCVGSVLTGVFAAESFGGLGLNGVSIGHQVAIQTLAVLVTAAWSGVFSYGLLKILDVLIGLRVTDDEEQQGLDIVLHEETGYHNL, encoded by the coding sequence ATGACAACAATTATAAGAGCGTTAACGCTCATCGCCTCCACCTGGGCATTACCCGTTTCGGCGTTCGCCGATGAATTAAACCAGGCCAACACCGCCTGGGTTCTCACCTCCACCGCTTTGGTCTTGTTCATGACCATACCGGGCTTGTCGCTGTTTTACGGCGGTCTGGTCAGAAGCAAAAACGTGCTGTCGGTTTTGATGCAGTGTTTTTCGATTACCTGTTTGGTTTCTTTGCTCTGGCTGGCCGGTGTTTACAGCTTTATCTTCGCCGACGGCGGCGATTGGCAGCCGTGGCTGGGTGGCGCCGCCAAGATCTTTCTGCCGGATATGGGTATCCGCAGTTTGACCGGCGATATCCCGGAAACCGTGTTTTTCATGTTCCAAATGACGTTCGCGATCATCACGCCGGCACTGATCGTCGGCGCCTTTGCCGAACGCATGAAATTTTCGGCCATGCTCTGGTTCAGCGGGTTGTGGCTGGTTTTCGTCTACATGCCGATTTGCCACTGGATTTGGGGTAACGGCTGGTTGGCGGCGCTGGGCGCTAAGGACTTCGCCGGCGGCATCGTGATTCATGTCAATGCCGGGGTTGCGTCGCTGGTTGCGGCATTGGTGTTGGGCCGGCGCAAAGGTTTTCCGACCGTGGCGATGCCGCCGCACAATATGACGATGGTGGTCACCGGCGCCGGCATGCTTTGGTTCGGTTGGTTCGGTTTCAATGGCGGTAGTGCGCTGAAGTCGGACGGGTCGGCCGGAATGGCGATTGTCGTGACCCATATCGCGGCGGCGGCCGGCGCCTTGACCTGGATGACGATCGAATGGCTCCGCTATAGCAAACCCAGCGTGTTGGGCATCGTTACCGGCATGGTGGCTGGGTTGGGCACCATTACGCCGGCCTCCGGCTTCGTTGGGCCTATCGGCGGCTTGATAATCGGCGTGGTCGCGGGCGGCGTCTGCTTCTATGCCACCCAATTCGTCAAGCGTCGCTTGAAAATCGATGATTCGTTGGACGTGTTTCCGGTACACGGCGTCGGCGGCTGCGTCGGCTCCGTTCTAACCGGCGTGTTTGCGGCTGAGAGTTTTGGTGGGCTGGGGCTGAACGGCGTCAGCATCGGTCACCAAGTGGCAATTCAAACCCTGGCGGTGCTGGTGACCGCCGCCTGGAGCGGTGTTTTCAGTTACGGCTTGTTGAAGATTTTGGATGTGCTGATCGGTCTGCGGGTCACAGACGATGAAGAGCAGCAAGGCCTGGATATCGTGCTGCACGAAGAGACCGGCTACCACAATCTGTAA
- the glnK gene encoding P-II family nitrogen regulator, translated as MKLITAIIKPFKLDDVREALSEIGVAGVTATEVKGFGRQKGHTELYRGAEYVVDFLPKVKLEIAVADQIVDQAVETIVKAANTGKIGDGKIFVTNLEQIIRIRTGETGEDAI; from the coding sequence ATGAAACTAATTACAGCAATCATTAAACCGTTCAAATTGGACGACGTTAGAGAGGCCTTGTCGGAAATCGGCGTGGCCGGTGTGACGGCGACCGAAGTCAAAGGCTTCGGCCGGCAAAAAGGCCACACCGAACTGTACCGCGGTGCCGAGTACGTGGTGGATTTTCTGCCCAAGGTGAAATTGGAGATTGCGGTGGCCGACCAGATTGTCGACCAAGCCGTGGAAACCATCGTCAAGGCTGCCAATACCGGCAAAATCGGCGACGGTAAAATCTTCGTTACCAATCTGGAGCAAATCATTCGAATCAGAACCGGCGAGACCGGGGAAGACGCGATTTGA
- a CDS encoding ammonium transporter, translated as MRYLTSMALLALFGLSGAAFAQEAAAPAVQATINKGDTAWMIVATVLVALMVIPGLALFYGGMVRAKNMLSILMQVFVIFSLTAILWATYGYSIAFTEGNAFFGGFSKAFLSGITPDSMAATFSKGVYVPEYIYVAFQLTFSAITPALIVGAFAERVKFSAVLLFTVLWFSFCYLPMAHMVWYWAGPDAYTDAAAAETAGATAGFLFQKGALDFAGGTVVHINAGIAGLVGCLMIGKRIGYGKEFIAPHSVTMNMIGASLLWIGWFGFNAGSNLEANGLAAMVFLNTLLAAAAATLAWMAAEWLVRGKPSMLGATSGAVAGLVAITPACGWAGPMGSIALGLVVGAVCFWSVTYLKHALSYDDSLDAFGVHGIGGIIGALGTAVVASPALGGSGVWDYVTNATAPDYSILTQLGSQAWGVGVAIVWSGVVSFIAFKIADVALGLRVSEATEREGLDVTEHGETAYHS; from the coding sequence ATGAGATATTTAACAAGCATGGCGCTGTTAGCGCTGTTTGGGCTATCCGGCGCGGCGTTTGCGCAAGAAGCGGCCGCACCGGCGGTACAAGCCACGATTAACAAAGGCGACACCGCTTGGATGATAGTGGCCACAGTGTTGGTGGCGTTGATGGTAATTCCGGGGCTGGCTTTGTTCTACGGCGGTATGGTGCGAGCAAAAAACATGCTGTCGATTTTGATGCAGGTTTTCGTGATTTTCTCGTTGACGGCAATTTTGTGGGCCACCTACGGCTACAGTATCGCCTTCACCGAGGGTAATGCGTTCTTCGGTGGATTCAGCAAGGCCTTCCTGAGCGGTATCACGCCGGATTCGATGGCGGCGACCTTTAGCAAAGGCGTTTACGTGCCTGAGTATATTTACGTCGCGTTCCAGTTGACGTTTTCGGCGATTACCCCGGCTTTGATTGTCGGTGCTTTTGCCGAACGGGTTAAATTCTCTGCAGTGCTGCTGTTTACCGTATTGTGGTTTAGCTTCTGCTACCTGCCGATGGCGCATATGGTTTGGTACTGGGCCGGCCCGGATGCATACACCGATGCCGCAGCGGCGGAAACTGCCGGGGCTACAGCCGGGTTTCTGTTCCAAAAAGGTGCCCTGGATTTCGCCGGCGGTACCGTGGTGCACATTAACGCCGGTATTGCCGGCCTAGTCGGTTGTTTGATGATCGGCAAACGTATCGGCTATGGCAAAGAATTCATCGCGCCGCATAGCGTAACGATGAACATGATCGGTGCGTCGTTGCTGTGGATAGGCTGGTTCGGCTTCAACGCCGGTTCCAACCTGGAAGCCAACGGCTTGGCGGCGATGGTGTTCTTGAACACTCTGCTGGCCGCCGCCGCCGCGACCCTGGCCTGGATGGCCGCAGAATGGCTGGTACGCGGTAAACCCAGCATGTTGGGCGCCACCTCCGGCGCGGTAGCCGGCTTGGTTGCAATTACCCCGGCTTGCGGATGGGCAGGTCCAATGGGATCAATCGCGCTGGGTCTGGTGGTGGGCGCGGTGTGTTTCTGGTCTGTCACTTACCTTAAACACGCTTTGAGCTACGACGATTCGTTGGATGCCTTCGGCGTGCACGGTATCGGCGGCATCATCGGCGCGCTGGGCACTGCCGTTGTCGCCAGTCCGGCGTTGGGCGGTTCCGGAGTATGGGATTACGTTACCAATGCTACGGCACCGGACTATAGCATTCTGACCCAGCTCGGCAGCCAAGCCTGGGGTGTTGGCGTCGCCATTGTCTGGTCCGGCGTCGTATCGTTCATCGCTTTCAAAATTGCCGATGTGGCACTGGGTTTGCGAGTCAGCGAAGCCACCGAACGCGAGGGTCTGGACGTTACCGAGCACGGCGAGACCGCTTACCACAGTTAA
- a CDS encoding P-II family nitrogen regulator — protein sequence MKLITAVVKPFKLDDVREALSDIGVSGVTVTEVKGFGRQKGHTELYRGAEYVVDFLPKAKIEVAVADALLDQAVEAIVKVANTGKIGDGKIFVTNLEQVVRIRTGESGEEAL from the coding sequence ATGAAACTGATCACAGCGGTGGTTAAGCCGTTCAAGCTGGACGACGTGCGCGAAGCGCTGTCGGATATCGGCGTGTCGGGCGTAACGGTGACCGAGGTTAAGGGTTTCGGCAGGCAGAAGGGCCATACCGAACTGTATCGCGGCGCCGAATACGTCGTCGACTTTTTACCGAAGGCCAAGATCGAAGTTGCGGTGGCCGATGCGTTGCTCGATCAAGCAGTGGAAGCCATCGTCAAGGTCGCCAATACCGGCAAGATCGGCGACGGCAAGATTTTTGTCACTAATCTGGAACAGGTGGTTCGGATCAGAACCGGCGAATCCGGCGAAGAAGCTCTTTAA
- a CDS encoding porin has product MKIILPSLKLTANTSLAAVIALCCGSATAETWSQAPGLLSAAGIDPNESKFMQDHNLKLGGWFNASIGANMSSNGDGFNGPVTFNDRSGEFQVNQFYLYFQKAVTVGGDAFDIGGRVDAMYGTDAIFTQAYGSPGFDPKTLEASERGSWDLGLSGNGERFYGLALPQAYAEINLPFGNGIDVKLGHFYTPIGYEVVTAPDNFFITKPYTMQYGEPFTHTGVLATYAFNPNWTVMGGAVTGSSTGGWDGNWDRDLGNWAWLGGVTWTSDDAGTSLAITSTAGKRAEHVNDSWSMYSVVGKHNFTDKLHYIIQHDHGFAQNIWIPADASGNGDAEWYGINQYLIYDVNDKVSAGLRAEWFRDHNGIRVYGPGRCYAASANQGDNFACGGNYLASYTQEGSSYYAVTAGMSYKPAKWLNLRPNLRYDFTDDARAFDNGTRQSQFLFTADVVVTF; this is encoded by the coding sequence ATGAAAATAATCCTTCCATCACTCAAACTTACTGCGAACACTTCGTTGGCGGCCGTCATCGCGCTGTGCTGCGGTAGCGCCACTGCCGAAACCTGGAGCCAAGCTCCCGGTTTGCTCAGCGCAGCCGGCATCGATCCCAACGAAAGCAAATTCATGCAGGACCACAATCTGAAGTTGGGCGGATGGTTTAACGCCAGCATTGGCGCGAACATGAGCAGCAACGGCGATGGTTTTAACGGCCCGGTCACGTTCAACGACCGCAGTGGCGAATTCCAAGTCAACCAGTTCTACCTATATTTCCAAAAAGCCGTTACTGTCGGCGGCGATGCTTTCGATATCGGCGGACGAGTCGACGCCATGTACGGAACCGACGCGATCTTCACTCAAGCATACGGCTCCCCGGGATTTGATCCTAAAACGCTTGAAGCCAGCGAACGCGGCAGCTGGGATTTGGGCTTGAGTGGTAACGGTGAGCGCTTTTACGGCTTAGCCTTACCCCAGGCCTATGCGGAAATCAACTTGCCGTTTGGTAACGGTATCGACGTCAAACTCGGTCATTTTTACACCCCGATTGGTTACGAAGTCGTAACCGCGCCGGACAATTTCTTCATCACCAAACCTTATACGATGCAGTACGGCGAGCCGTTCACCCATACAGGGGTATTGGCGACCTATGCGTTCAATCCAAACTGGACCGTAATGGGTGGTGCCGTTACCGGTAGCAGCACTGGCGGTTGGGACGGTAACTGGGACCGCGATTTGGGTAACTGGGCCTGGCTGGGAGGCGTAACCTGGACTAGCGACGACGCAGGCACCTCTCTAGCGATTACGTCTACCGCAGGCAAACGTGCCGAGCATGTTAACGATAGCTGGTCAATGTACAGCGTGGTCGGCAAACACAATTTCACCGACAAGCTGCATTACATCATTCAGCATGACCACGGCTTCGCCCAAAACATTTGGATACCAGCTGATGCCAGCGGCAACGGCGACGCAGAATGGTATGGCATCAACCAATATTTGATTTACGACGTCAACGACAAAGTATCGGCCGGTTTAAGAGCCGAATGGTTCCGCGACCACAACGGCATCAGAGTTTACGGCCCAGGCCGCTGCTATGCTGCATCCGCTAACCAAGGCGACAACTTCGCCTGCGGCGGCAACTATCTTGCCAGCTATACCCAAGAAGGCTCGAGCTACTATGCCGTAACTGCCGGCATGAGTTACAAGCCGGCAAAATGGCTGAATCTGAGACCAAACTTGCGTTATGACTTTACCGACGACGCCAGAGCGTTCGATAACGGCACTCGGCAAAGCCAGTTTCTGTTTACCGCCGATGTGGTCGTGACTTTCTAA